The region TTAATGGAgggccgcttaatagaggttcgactgtactttTTTGTTGCAAAGAGTAGGACACAGAGTTCATGGTGTTGTGGTATGTATGACCTAAGTTGAAATACCTTGCACGGGTCCTAGAGTCCGTAGAACCTTGTGCACCTCTGtgcaaaaactggaaaaacgAAAATATCTATTACATTATAAGTCTTATTCCGCGTGTCAACATCATACAACATTATGAAGCACAGAAACTCACTCAGCACCTGTGcttaaagccaaaaaaatgaCCTGTTGTGGTTAAACTAGATATTCTATGtctgaataaattttatttgtatagagaaaagtaaaaagagaaaaacaaaaacagcattACTTTTGTAAAGGGGGAAAATAATGAAGTGTTACTTGTATATTTTCCTCTCTGAAGATTTACACAACTCTTAGGTCTGCATAGAGTCACTCCCCATAGTTTTATTGCAGCTAAGTCTTGCCAAAATGTTGTATTCTTCGTGTGTGAGTGTACCAGTAAGAGTGTGTTCTAGCCATTCAatgaagataatttttttgattATTCATTCATCAAGGGTTTGCCCCAGGATGGGTGGGGGCAGGAAAGTTTTTCCTCAAGGAGGAGGGTGTGGCTACACGTTGGCTATGTGGTCCCTAGAGatggaaatttgacttttaagACATGGACCGAGAAATTGACATTTGAAAACCTGACAATAGTTAATGTTCTCCCATGCCCGCCAATGACATGTATTAACACGCGCATAAGCTGCAACCACGATGACGAAGCAATTCTACCTAGAGACCTTATGCCGAGTCTTACACCAAGTACTAACCTATTTTCCGGATCAATTTCTATAAAACATGAGCATCAAAAGTACCTTAAAGAATCTTATATTTCTTGTCATTACCATAGGTTTCACTCTACTTCTTTTAAAAAGACTGTTAGGTTCTTATGCTATTGTAGTTCctgttctttatttctttttcgaCGTGAATGCGGGCATACGCGTCGTGTTGTTATTTGTGAAGAGAAAATGGATACCGGTATTCTGGAGAAGAGATGATAACGACTTCCTTGAAACTTCCAAAATAACATTCTTCGTTTTACCTTCGGATATGGATATCAATTTGCACATGAATAATGGAAGGTAATTCCTAGACTAATCAAAGGCGTAATATAGCTCTCGCAACGTACAAATGCATGTGTTCAGCTATTGCTTTTCAGCCAGTAATTTTACTGGCTGAAAAGCAAGAGCTGATACTTGTCAGCCAGACAACTCGCCACCAGGTTCACCGTTCATGCTAAAGCGAGACTTGTATGAACAGCATAGAAAAGACTAAATGCGTCAAAGTGTCCCTAGAAAGAAAGCCGAAACATTCTTCTTAAATTGTGATAGTTTTTCGATTGGAATCAAATATACAGAAACTGGGAGCCTTTCCTCAAGTTTGTGAAGGACAGTTTATTTCTCTTCCCAACAGTTATTGAAAATTCGGTGTATGGGAATTTCAAATGTAGATGTGATCTCCAATCTACATATACCTGGGTCTACCTGCTTGAAGCATGGATAGCACTAACCGTTGGTTAACAAGTAGTGAAATCAAtatgtttctatggtagttagcACTTAGTTAGACACTTAAGTCGTCTCTTTTTTTTGGGAGGGGGTAAGGTGGGGCAGGCGGGATCATTGTGACCTAAATGCCAGCATGCAATTGGGTCATCCTTTGACAATTAACGAGTGATGACTTATCTGACAAAAAAGATCCCAGCAACCATGCTTTGATGTTATATTACATCCTATGTTTTACATATTACTCAACGTTTTTGTAGGTACCTCCGTGAATGTGAATTTGGGAGAATTGATTTCTGGATCTCAAATGGCATGTTTGAAGTTATGGAGAAGAACAACACTGCAGTAACAGTCACTGCTACCTGTGCTCGTTATCGTAGATCATTGCATCTCTATCAAAAGATAGTTCTTCAAACCAGGGTTCTTGCATGGGATGAAGATGCATTTTATCTTGAGCAGAGATTTGTTGGTAAAAATGGCTTTGTTCATGCTCTGGTGCTGTCAAAGAATAAAACTGTTTCCAGAGATAACTCTGGAAGATTATTTATGCCAGGAGAACTTGTGTCTTTATTGTATGGAGAATGCAAAGAAAGTCCTAGGAAATCAGAGGATTTGGAATTGTGGATTAAATACAACAGTGATGCAATGAATTGAAGCCATTAATTTAGTAATGATGTAatgaatattattgttataaatcTCATTGGCGTTTGAATTATGCTTGTTACGAATGTGAGATTATGAGTTGTACCTATTAAATTGTTTGATACTCTATTCATAAAAACCATTTTTGGTTCTTTGGGtgacttgatttttttcatgttgtaTTGAGAccaaactttttaaaattggtTTGGTTTGGCTAGTAGCAGACATGGTTTTAATGGCATGTGTCAATTTTATTGGCTTTAAGGCATTGTTTTGCCCTTATGACAGACTATTTGCGAGCATCATTTTACTATGGAGGGAGTGAAATGATGACCGGAAATGTCTTTCATTGCAGGCTAGTTGTCAGTTACTGATAGAGTGGTGTGCTGTTCCTGTAAACCAATCACCATTTCAACCAAACATGGTTAGTGAGGTGTTTTATAACTTGTGAAGCTATTATttccaataatattattattttgaaatagctACACCAACTAGAACATTCAATCATTTCCATGGCTCTCTTAGCAAATAAGTTTTTGAGTTGTTGGAAAACTGGCAACTCCATGCCATatcgttctctttttgttcgCATCCCATTTCCTCGCGACAAAAACATTTGAGAAAAGACTGGTTCGAAAAAAACTATGTGTTCTTACATGACATGACAGTTAACTTGTaagtttttttcctcaaacgctaacaaaacaaagtccAAAGTATGGGACGAGTGAAAAATATCCTATTGGTTTTTGGAGCTATTATTTTGACAGTGCTGCTGTTAAAGAGAATACTAGGAATTTATGGCATAATCGTCCCTCTTCTTTATATGTTCTTTGACGTAAACTGGAGTTTACGCGTCACGTGGATTGTGCTAAAGAAGATAATCCTTGGTAGAAAAGCCAGCCAAGGCTTTCTTGATTCTTCGGTGACTAGTTTTGTCGTCTTGCCGCCAGATGTGGATCTCAATCTTCACATGAATAATGCCAGGTGAGTTCTTAAATCATTGTATTGTTAATTCTATTTGGCCCCTATTCTTCCTGTgcaattcttttgtttccgTTCCTTatatcaataaataatatcGCGCCTTGAAAAATGATGTTTGTGTCGCTAGTCGTGGAAACATTTTTTGAGTAGAGTCAAGAACTGACAGAGTCAACTCCTATCGCTAGCCTCGAGTCACTACGCAAGCCTAGAGGAAGGCAAAACTTGTAATATCAGCAATACTCCAACCCTTCTGCTTCAAAGCATTGAGCACAAAGAATCTGTGATAgtccattttcgaattcacaTATGCCTTTATTTCATGAAGTCCTTGTTATGAAtatcgtttttcatttttactgaAAGAGGGACTAattacgaaaacaaaaaatgcgCTCGTAGACTGCatttgaaaaagagagaacTTGGAAATGGTTTATTTAGATTAAGCAATGCCAGTAAAAGTTAAAGGTGAAGAGTAAAATGAGGCAGATCAAGATAGAAATAGATttctcacatttttttttttgcccagTGTAATCAATAAGATTTATTctacattttattattttacagaTATCTTCGTGAATGTGACTTTGGGAGAATTAATTTTTGGATCACAAGTGGAATGATGAACATGATGCGAAAAAACAAGTGCGGTGTCACAATAGCGGCTTCCAGTGTTCATTATCGCAGATCATTggaactttttcaaaaagtgatCCTTACCACAAGGGTCTTGGCTTGGGATGAAACTGCATTCTACTTGGAACAACGGTTTTCTGATTTACAGGGTTTTCTTCATGCTGTGGTGGTCACCAAGAATACAGTGGTTCAAGCTACCAAAACTGAAAGACTTGTTTCACCAGCTGACCTGGTTCAGTCATTGTCAGGGTGGAATGTACCCAGTCCTGCAATATCACAAGACTTGCAGTACTGGATTCAGTACAATCGAACCTCCAGCGCAATGTTAAAAAATGCTTTGTAAACACTTTCAAGATTTCTGTGCATTTGCAAGTGTTTATTAAAGTAGAGAAAGTACAAAATAGAGCAGCTGGTGTTGTGACTTATTCTCACCATGAAACCAAGGCTGGTTGCTTGTTTGAGCTTCTAGGATGGAGAAATCTATCTTGCCAGCAGCAAATGCAAAGACCTAATTTGGTTTGCAAGTCTCTTCACGGGTTGGCCCCAGAGTATttatatttaagtttgaaaatttgcttATAACCTAATGGACTCTaagaacaaattatttttgtaggTTCCATTACCTCACACAAACTATTACAAAAGTAGCTTAGTTATCTATCTGTTGTTCAATGAGATGTTGTAGTTTATTTTATCCCAGATTATAAGCAAGAAATGGCACCTTATTTGTCTAAAATCTGTCACtctcaacttgtttgtttcacATTTTGATCAATGTTTGGGGACACTTAAATGATGTATAAAAAAAGTATCTACATACCAAAGTACTTTTTTACAGGTGGTATGAGTAAGaatttgtattattattattataaaaatgttttttaacaTGTACTATTTTTTGATAAGCAGTGATAAAATTGTCTTTGTAGTTTTGGGGTGTGGAAATGgcacagtggtgagagcactcacctcccaccaatgtggcccgagTTCAATTCCaagatccggcgtcaaatgtgggttgagtttgttggttctctactctgcacctagaggttttctccgggaactctggtttcccctctcctcaaaaactcaaatttgacttgattgtgttaattgttaatttcagttgcagtgttcccaattagtgctccagcgctagaacgactaggcacttaaataaaattcctttcctttcttttaaattttgtccTTCATTATAACCTCTCCGCCAACCCTAGCTatgaaaaaagcaacaaaccaAAATTACAACAAAGGGAAATTAGCCTCCTCAGCCCAAGATGCAGCCATCAACTAAATCTTTGTATTTGCTTTATGTCTTTTTGCCAATTTTATCCCCCCTAGCATAAATAATGTCGAATCTTAAGCTGAACGTGTTTGAGCCATAAGTAAGTaggtaattttatttcatcacATATCACATATGAGCAACAGCTCgtttaaatgcaaatgtgACATAAAAAATTACACCATGATAATTTACGTGCCCTTACAAGtaaaaaagaatgaataagaaatagataaaaaaaagaatttaaatcaactaaagtaaataatataatttgaTAAAAGAAGATATAGGTAGGTAAACTatctatttacaaaatattgaTAGGCAAACTAAACTATCTAGCCGTGGATGCGAGATTCGAATGACACGCAAGGAGCACGGAATTTTTGTCGTCGCGTGTATTCCTCCCGCTCTGTTATTTTTCTTCGACTTCCTCGCGGTCATCTACATTGCGGTGCAATATAACTTATCATAGGTCGGCCAGCTTTTACCGAGCCAGGAGCATTTGGTATTGCGGGCCTATATAGAATATTTGCCTGTCACGTGAGAGCAACAAATTCAGTGCCTGTGTATCCGCGCAGTTTGTACTATTTCGGCATGTCTCGATCGATTTTATAATCGGTTTGCCATTTTTACGTGGAGGAAACGACTATATAATGTCCACTAAAGCAACCTTTTTGAAAGTAGTTCTTCTAGGTGACGGAGGAGTCGGGAAATCGTCTCTTATGAACAGATTCGTCAGCAACAAATTTGACAATCAGTCTTACCACACCATCGGCGTAGAATTCTTGAACAAAGATGTCGAAGTGGACGAAGAATCATACACGCTTCAAATCTGGGATACAGCTGGACAGGAAAGATTTAAAAGCCTAAGGACACCGTTTTATCGAGGATCAGACTTGTGTTTGCTTGTTTATGCAGTTGATGATTTGAAAAGCTTCAAAAATTTGGGTTTGTGGAAAAAGGAGTTCCTTTATTACGCAGATGTTCGCAAAGAAGAAAACTTCCCATTTATTCTTTTGGGGAATAAGGTCGATGTTCAGGATAGAGTTGTATCAGAACAAGAGGCACTTGAATTTTGCAAGGAACTGGGAGGAATACCCTACTATGAAACTAGCGCGAAAGATTCCACAAATGTAAACTTAGCTTTTACTGCAGCAGTGAAAAGGCTAAATGAACTGGAACAAACAAGAGCTAAAAATGACTTCTCGGCTTCGAGAGGAGTAAACTTAACCAATTTAAATACAAATGCGTCATCGGGATGCTGTTAATAATTAAACTTTTCATAtcctttattattttttttaggcgAATTGTGAGACTTTCCGAGGTCTGGAGGCtggtattttttatttgctatGATTGATATTTGCACACCCATAAGAAATTTGACAGATCTTAAATGTACCGAGAAAGCATTCATTTTGTTGTCATATAAATTGCTTGGGTACAGTTAACATTTACAACATTGGTGGTTTTCTGAAAATCCAGAGGCATTTTCCAGGAGGACGTTTGTTGCCCCATGAGAAGCGGGGGCTTGCTCACGCAAAGAATTTTCAGTGGATGCTCCAAAACATTGTTTGTGGAGTTTAGAGATGGAGATGATGATTGCAGTAGGACTGTCTTAATGTTGATAGTCTTTTTTACAAGTGCTCAAACTTTTAGCTTTGACTTTTTCTGGCTACTTTTCTTTATCTGGAATCATTTGGTGATCTTGCACTAGTATTGTTAGAATTTAATGAAACGTCAGGTCCACAATAGTAGGCTTTTGGGGTTTTCTTATAAAATCCTGGTACGGTAATCTTGATACCTTAgagttttgttatttatttgtacAAGCCTACGTTGTGTTAATGTAGACAATTCTCTCCTATCCTATGTAGCAGAGATCTTCTCTGTGTCATAGTGGCAATATTACCAACATGTGCAGTGcataaatgaaattattgaGATTTATGGTTAGTGgaacaacaagagaaaaagtATCAGATGTATATTGCTGGTCCCAGCCAAATTTTAACAGCGTTGGACATTTGCATGTTGCCCATTTCCTACTTGCATGCCTAAGCTATACATTCAAAAAATCTGATTGTCTCTTGAGACCTATAAGTGTGGCAGCTGATGTCACTTCTGTTTCCTGTATGACAATGATAGGAGAAACAACAGATTGAAGGAAATATATCCCAGGGAACCCTGAAAAAGGATTGGGTTGGCTAGAAAATGACAGGGTAGTTACAGCTAAAAAAGGCCAGAGGAGATTTGTTGGTTGTCTACAAGAAAACTGTCAACCAAAGCTTGCCAACAAACTTGAATTACCTTAAGATCAATAGAAGTATAGTGATTACTTCTCAACTGGCACTAACACAAGTCTAACATTCATGCCTAAAAGTATAAGATGATGTACTCTGTACTTTTGCATATAACAGCTCAAGTTCATCATGTTATAGCTCATAACAGTGTCCCATAAGCAATCTAATAATTACAATCTACTGAATGATCTTACACAAGACTAACAATCAGGggccagttgttcaaagtaTGGTTAGTGCTATAATctttggttaagaagtatcaaaACCAATGCATTTCTACGGTAGTTGATGCAGGTTAGCACTAACGATACTTTGAGCAAATTGCACCAGAGCTGGAAGAAATTCTTAACCAAGAAATTTGGTGTAAGAAAACTCAAGATTCCAATAAAAACTAGGTGGAATGTCCCTCTATTACTTCTAAATGCAACATTGACATAGCATCCTTTCTGCAAATAATGACATGGGTACTTGAGAAATTGGTAggattttttaaagattttcagTCACAGGTAAAATGCATTTGTAGTGTCATGACTTGACCTCatatttcacatttttttatttaatgaaaTGTCCATTGGAAATTGTCAGAAATGGCATTTCTGACACCCAAAGTTTCATAATTTTCTTGGGGGAATGCCTCCAGACCCCTCCCTAGTTTGCAGTGCCTTTGGCACTCAATGCATTCTTTGTGTGCTTACACCTTCAAAATCTCATGCTATGCTGGTGTAACACCTCACATGATATGAAAAAGTTGGGTTAAACATTCTTTTTGTCTTAGCTAGATCTCTCTCCTGTCTGTTTTAGGGTacagaaaaatgaaacaaaattatttaaggTCTGGAGATATCCATAAAGCTATGAAAGTGACTCTATAatataaagttattattatttaaatcaTTGCCAatatgagcttgggaactggtgccttTAAAGGTTGGTGGGGGTCCTGCAAAAATACAAGACACAGGAGGGAGGATCTATGGCAACACTGAGTGGGAACACCAGCCCTGCAAGAGGCCAATAAACAGCACAGTCACACTGAAGGTTCTTCAGTGGAGAAAGTTACCTAACCCTACATACCTACTGTGAAGCTATGCCTATGGGGGATGGGAAGGGCTGGGCTCTGAATTGGAGAAATAAAGGGACTAAAATAGTGCTTCATCCAAGGAAGTGAACCACAGAGATCAGCAGAGTAGGTGACTGCAAATATGACTTGAGATTAACTTGGCCTACTGTCAATTTCATTTAGCCACATGATGCCTCAGTAAAAAATACATACTTTTCATAACCAAACAACGAAATGCCatcaagaataataataataataataataataataataataattattattattattattaattaacagttattctttgaggacgcgccggatatgagctgatatatataaccaacgaggccgtaggccttgttggttattatcagctcatatccggcaagtccgagaagaataactgttttagtaaattttcaagcaattctcttgatttttcgggtgaaacctcctcaaatcgtgacattttctttaccgaagacaccgcaaaaaatttttttccgacctccaaaatttcagcacgagaaattcgccatcagtttttccttatttggtcaaacttaacgataatggctcatatcatgggcttacggaaccaatcagaaagctggaaaatcattatcctgagctaaaaatttactaatgacCTTTATGACCCGTTTTAAcacttgatattttttttcccttttttacaTGAAGAGgtattaacaacaacaaatatcTGGACAAGATTTCTTTCTCATTACAACCTTTTTTAAACCATGGACAATATTTGATACAATAAATGAGTGTTCCTCTGCGAGATCTaaagttaataatttattacaaaacATTCCAACATGTTACAAGCAGCCAAATGCATTTAAATAGCTTGTTTACACTACTTAGTCTACCACTTCTGTATCTTAGCTTAGGTTctatttaaagaaaacaaatctttCTGCCATagtgtttttaattttactttgcttaATTTATGAATGAGTtagtttattttcaattttgtgaagcACCTGGAGCACATTTGGATTGGTCCTCTGCAAGTgctgattattattatcattatgacAACTATTACCGTGGCTTCAACTTTCTCTCAATTCATGTAACAAAATTTGACACATAAATTTTAACCATGGATGATCAAAGGCGTACTGCGACCACTCTCATTACCAACCAACTCTAGTTACAACCACCAATGCAAAACCCTGTTTTAACAGTCGCATTAACTCCCCAATCATTGAAAGCTTGAGTAAGCGACAATTGCCAGAAGTGAATGCAACCACTGTTGCGATTACCCAACTGAactttttcattgatttattGCTCTTTCTAGGCAACCACTCAAAGATTTTGATGAATATGTTTGTGTCAGTGCTTAAATAAATCAAGACCATTGATGTTAGTTTGTTTCTCTTAAGCTTCTAGCAATTTGTAAGGATATTGCAACAGATCTGAATGTGACAAAAGATTAGGTTTCAAGCATATGTGGGTGCATTCCTGGACATTCTCTGGTTTCTGTACCATAATTTCAGAGTTAATGAAACCCAAACACTTTTTGCTAAAAGCTCTTGTAAGTAACTGTCCTCCATTGCTTAAGATTTTGGTCACTTAGTAGAGCTCATTGTTCCAAGCAACCACGTCTAGTAGGGACCGCTTTTTCAAATTCACAAGGCAGTCATGCACTTACAAAAAGCTTTGATTGTAGGAACTCTTGATGATGCACacattataatattatttattttggccTCACAAATCTTGCAGACTTGCCTGGTTTTTACAGGCTCAAAGGTTACTACTTTAAAAATTGCCCACAGTTttacaaagaatttttcttcCACATCAGCCCTAAAACCTCAAGACCTTAAGAAAGTACTATACCAAACAAATTATACAAAAAAGGAGacatattaaaattttttcctcaaacaTTTGAATGCACTCAAAGATGGTTTATTTATAATCATAGGAACCTATTTACATGGGCTAAAACTTAGGATAATGACTTATGTATCTTAAGGACACTAAAACTGCACGCTCAAAATGCTGGGGTGAAAATGATACCATGGGtacttaaaaacttaatttATCACTTTTACGAAAAGATAACTGCCAATGTCCAAAGAGGTAAGGCAGCATGGAGGGATCTTTTACTCCTTCTTGAACTTAGCACTGAGGCTAAAAATTCTTGCAAGAAAGAGGTAAATCTCCTTTGCAATTGGACTGTACGAAGACTTCAGGTTCTTGAGAGGAAAATTCAGTACTTTTTTTGTACGA is a window of Acropora palmata chromosome 4, jaAcrPala1.3, whole genome shotgun sequence DNA encoding:
- the LOC141878820 gene encoding protein THEM6-like, whose product is MGRVKNILLVFGAIILTVLLLKRILGIYGIIVPLLYMFFDVNWSLRVTWIVLKKIILGRKASQGFLDSSVTSFVVLPPDVDLNLHMNNARYLRECDFGRINFWITSGMMNMMRKNKCGVTIAASSVHYRRSLELFQKVILTTRVLAWDETAFYLEQRFSDLQGFLHAVVVTKNTVVQATKTERLVSPADLVQSLSGWNVPSPAISQDLQYWIQYNRTSSAMLKNAL
- the LOC141878822 gene encoding ras-related protein Rab-9A-like gives rise to the protein MSTKATFLKVVLLGDGGVGKSSLMNRFVSNKFDNQSYHTIGVEFLNKDVEVDEESYTLQIWDTAGQERFKSLRTPFYRGSDLCLLVYAVDDLKSFKNLGLWKKEFLYYADVRKEENFPFILLGNKVDVQDRVVSEQEALEFCKELGGIPYYETSAKDSTNVNLAFTAAVKRLNELEQTRAKNDFSASRGVNLTNLNTNASSGCC
- the LOC141878821 gene encoding protein THEM6-like, translating into MSIKSTLKNLIFLVITIGFTLLLLKRLLGSYAIVVPVLYFFFDVNAGIRVVLLFVKRKWIPVFWRRDDNDFLETSKITFFVLPSDMDINLHMNNGRYLRECEFGRIDFWISNGMFEVMEKNNTAVTVTATCARYRRSLHLYQKIVLQTRVLAWDEDAFYLEQRFVGKNGFVHALVLSKNKTVSRDNSGRLFMPGELVSLLYGECKESPRKSEDLELWIKYNSDAMN